From the bacterium genome, the window TGGGGCGTCTTCACCGTGCGCCTGCAGCTGCGGGTGGACGGGCGCGTGGTCCCCGGCCGCCCGCGCGAGTTGGGCCGGGCCTGGCGGGGCGGCGCGCGCCGGCCGCGCTACTCACCCGACGGCCGCAGTCTCGTCTACGGTGGCCGCCGCGAGCACGATTTCTACGCGGACCGCGTGCGGCTCGTCCTGCGCGAGCGCGCGAGCGGCGCCGAGCGCGTCCTCACCGAGGACTGGGACCGCTCGGCCGACGCCTGGATCTTCGACGCCGATGGCCGTCGCCTCCTCACCCTCGTCGAGGAGGCGGCGCGCAGCGCGCTCTATGCGATTCCTCTCGCCGCGGCGCGCCGCGGCGCCGTCACCCCGCGCCGCCTGCGCCGCGGCGGCAGCTACGCCGGCCTTGCCGCGGCCGGAGCGCGGCTCTTCCTGAACGCGTCCTCGCTGAGCGAGCCGCCGGAGCTGCTCGTCCTCGATCGCGAGGGTCGCCGCCCGCGCGCGCTCAGCGCCTTCACGGCGCCGCTGCTCGCGGGCCGGCGCCTCGGCCGCGTCGAGGAGCGCCACTTCAAGGGCGCGGGTGGTCGCCGCGTGCAGATGTTCCTCGTCCACCCACCCGGGCCCTTTCGCCGGCGGCGCCCCCTGCTCCAGCTCGTGCACGGCGGGCCGCATGGCACCTTCGGCGATCAGTGGCACTGGCGCTGGAACGCGCAGGTCTTCGCCGCCGAGGGCCGCCTCTGCGCCTGCGTGAACTTCCACGGCTCGACGGGCTGGGGCCAGGCCTTCGCCGCCTCCATCCTGGGCCGCTGGGGCGATCAGCCCTACGCGGACGTGATGGCGGCCACGGACCTGCTCGTCGCCGAGGGTCTCGCCGACCCGAAGCGGCTCGCCGCGGCCGGCGGCTCCTACGGCGGCTACCTGATCGCCTGGATCGCCGCCCGCACGCGGCGCTTCGCCTGTCTGGTGAACCACGCCGGCGTGAGCGACCTCCAGTCGCAGTACGCCTCGGACCTGACGCAGGGCCGCCGGCGCGCCCTGGGCGGCGAGCCCTGGGACGATCTCGCGGGCCTGGACCGCTACAACCCGATGCGCCACGCGGCCGGCTTCGGCAGCCCCATGCTCGTGCTGCACGGCGAGCGCGACTTTCGCGTCCCGCACAGCCAGGGCCTGGAGATCTACAACGTCTACCAGGCGATGGGCCTGCCGGCCCGGCTCGTGCTGTACCCGGACGAGAACCACTGGATCCTCAAACCGCAGAACAGCGTCCACTGGTACGGCGAGGTCAGCGCCTGGCTGAGGCGCTGGCTGCGCCCCACGCGCGGAGCGCGGCGATGAAGCGCGCGTCGCTGCTCGTCGCGCTGGGCCTCGCGCTCGCGCTGCCCGCCCTTGCCGAGGAGGAGACCGTGCCCCTGGCCGACTTCGACACGCTCTGGGACTACTTCGATCCGGCCGCGACGGAGGCGCGATTTCGCGAGCGCCTGCCGGCCGTCGTGGCCGCCGGCGACCCTGACCTGCACGCGCAGCTGCTGACACAGATCGCGCGCAGCCAGGGCCTCCAGCGCCGCTTCGCCGACGCGCGCCGCACCCTCGACGAGGCCGAGCGCGTGCTGGCCGGCCGCGGGGGCGTCGCCGCCCTGCGCCTCCTGCTCGAGCGCGGTCGCCTGCTCAACGCGGAGGGCGATCCGGCCGCGGCCCTGCCCTACTTCAGCGCGGCGCTCGAGGCGGCCAAGGCCGAGCGGGAGGACTTCCACGCCGTCGACGCCGCGCACATGCTGGGCATCGCCGCGCCCGGCGAGGCGGGACTCGCCTGGAACCTCGAAGCGATCGCGATGGCCAAGGACAGCCGCGACGAGCGCGCGCGCGGCTGGCTGGGCTCCCTGCTCAACAACACGGGCTGGCGCTACCACGATGCCGACGACTACGCGCGCGCCCTGGCGCACTTCGAGGCCGCGCTCGAGTTTCGCCGCGAGCGCGGCAAGCAGCCGGAGCTGCGCATCGCCGAGTGGACGGTGGCGCGCTGCCTGCGCTCGCTGGGTCGGCTCGAGGAGGCGCTGGCCATCCAGCGGGATCTCGAGCGGCAGTTGGCAGCCGCGGGCGAGGCGCAGGACGGCTACGTCTTCGAGGAGCTGGGCGAGCTCAACCTGGCGCTGGGCCGCGGCGAGGACGCGCGGACCTACTTCGCCAGGGCGCACGCCGTGCTTGCGAGCGATCCCTGGCTGCAGGCCAACGAGGAGGGGCGCCTCGCGCGCATCGCCCGGCTCGGCGGGCTGAAGTAGCGCCGCACGAATGCGAAAGGGTCGGGCGAGCCGCCCGGGCCTTTCGCGTGACGCTGCGCAGGCGGAGCGAGCCGCTAGGGCTTGTGGATGCCCTCCACCTCGAGCTCGATCCCGATCTCGTCGCTGACGACGGCGCCGCCCGTCTCGAGCAGGTTGTCCCAGCTCAGGCCGAAGTCCTTGCGGTTCAACGAGCCCCGGGCGCTGAAGCCGGCGCGCTCGTTGCCCCAGGGATCCTTGATCGTGCCGAAGTACTCGAGCTTGAGAACGATGGGCTTGGTCACGCCACGCATCGTGAGCTCGCCCTTGAGCAGGTAGTGCTCGCCCTGCTTCTCGATGCCCTTGGACACGAAGCTCAGGGTGGGGAACTCCTCAGCTGCGAAGAAGTCCGGGCTCCTCAGGTGGTCGTCGCGCTTCTCGTTGCCCGTGTCGATCGTGGCGGTCTGGATGGTCGCCTGGGCGCTCCAGGTCTCCGGCTTGCCTTCGCTGAACTCGAAGCTGCCCTCGAAGCCACCGAAGTGCCCGCGCACCTTGGCGACCACCATGTGGCGCGCCACGAAGCCGACGCTCGAGTGGGCCGTGTCGATCGTGTAGGTGGCCGCCTCGGCCAGGCCGGCGGTACCGAGAACGAGAAGCCCCGTGAGGGCCAGCAGCTTGCGATTCATCGTGCCTCGCTTTCGTGAGTCCTTGAGGATGCGGCGGGCCAGCCCGGCGCCACCGCGCTGGAAAATATAAGCGGCTCGCCGGGATCTCGCACGCCCTCTCGCCCGGGCGGAATTCAGGGGCAGGTTGTCACGCTTATCGGCCGAGCCAGCCGCGTTGACAAGGCGGGAGGGCATTGCTAGAGTGCGCGCGCCGCGCTGCGGTCCGTCCCCATCGTCTAGCCAGGCCCAGGACACCAGATTTTCAATCTGGCGACACGGGTTCGAATCCCGTTGGGGACGCCTCTCCTCGCGCCGCCCACCTCGCCTCAGCGCCGGATCGCGAAGCGTCCCGGCCCCGCCAGGGCGAGCGCCAGAAAGACGCCCAGCAGTTCGAGCGCGTGGCTCGCCCCCTGCCAGCCGGCGCCCGCGGATGCGGGGGGCAGGTTCAGATGGTACAGGGCGGCCACCAGCATCGTGATGGC encodes:
- a CDS encoding YceI family protein, which encodes MNRKLLALTGLLVLGTAGLAEAATYTIDTAHSSVGFVARHMVVAKVRGHFGGFEGSFEFSEGKPETWSAQATIQTATIDTGNEKRDDHLRSPDFFAAEEFPTLSFVSKGIEKQGEHYLLKGELTMRGVTKPIVLKLEYFGTIKDPWGNERAGFSARGSLNRKDFGLSWDNLLETGGAVVSDEIGIELEVEGIHKP
- a CDS encoding S9 family peptidase, coding for MPVSPLSSEDLWTLPRVGLPAPSPNGEWVAVAVARYSLAENSGKSRIWLLPAGARAAGEGGPRDPARPLTAADADCRQPVWSPDGEGLFFLRTPGAGVGRFGDRPQLYRLHLAGGEAERLTDLPYGVLDPRCFPDGRRVAFLSEMAAGRPGVEGAAALRKREEERALPARVTESRVYRYWDHWLETERYYHVLCLDLATGALSDLTPDSQRWFDPLEPLGEYDIAPDGRELAFSACASRPPHDPLRWGVFTVRLQLRVDGRVVPGRPRELGRAWRGGARRPRYSPDGRSLVYGGRREHDFYADRVRLVLRERASGAERVLTEDWDRSADAWIFDADGRRLLTLVEEAARSALYAIPLAAARRGAVTPRRLRRGGSYAGLAAAGARLFLNASSLSEPPELLVLDREGRRPRALSAFTAPLLAGRRLGRVEERHFKGAGGRRVQMFLVHPPGPFRRRRPLLQLVHGGPHGTFGDQWHWRWNAQVFAAEGRLCACVNFHGSTGWGQAFAASILGRWGDQPYADVMAATDLLVAEGLADPKRLAAAGGSYGGYLIAWIAARTRRFACLVNHAGVSDLQSQYASDLTQGRRRALGGEPWDDLAGLDRYNPMRHAAGFGSPMLVLHGERDFRVPHSQGLEIYNVYQAMGLPARLVLYPDENHWILKPQNSVHWYGEVSAWLRRWLRPTRGARR